The Thermoanaerobaculum aquaticum genome includes a region encoding these proteins:
- a CDS encoding protein-L-isoaspartate(D-aspartate) O-methyltransferase, whose amino-acid sequence MRAAALPVPLLQLLARLRAAGVADERVLQALAATPRELFLPQQFAPRAWEDFAFEIGFGQTISQPSVVARMTALAQVRPSDRVLEVGTGSGFQAAVLARLARFVFTVERIPALATQARKRLALLGLANVTVQVMDGSLGWKAHAPYDAILLTAAAPAVPPPLLEQLAEGGRLVAPVGERRQQELVRITRHGESFTEERFGPASFVPLVGKEGFAPA is encoded by the coding sequence ATGAGAGCGGCGGCGCTCCCGGTGCCTCTGTTGCAGTTGCTGGCGCGGCTTCGGGCCGCGGGGGTCGCCGACGAGAGGGTGCTGCAAGCGCTGGCCGCCACGCCTCGGGAACTTTTCCTCCCCCAGCAGTTCGCCCCCAGGGCCTGGGAGGACTTCGCCTTCGAGATCGGCTTCGGGCAAACCATCTCCCAGCCTTCGGTGGTGGCGCGGATGACCGCGCTGGCCCAGGTGCGGCCCAGCGACCGGGTGCTGGAGGTGGGCACCGGGTCGGGCTTCCAGGCGGCGGTGTTGGCGCGGCTTGCCCGCTTCGTGTTCACCGTGGAGCGCATCCCCGCCCTCGCCACCCAGGCCCGCAAGCGCTTGGCGCTTCTGGGCCTTGCCAACGTTACCGTGCAGGTGATGGACGGCAGCCTTGGCTGGAAAGCCCATGCCCCCTACGACGCGATTCTCCTCACCGCCGCTGCACCCGCGGTGCCCCCGCCGCTTTTGGAGCAGCTGGCGGAGGGGGGCAGGCTGGTGGCGCCGGTGGGGGAGCGGCGGCAGCAGGAGCTGGTGCGCATCACCCGGCACGGCGAGAGCTTCACCGAAGAACGCTTCGGGCCCG
- the surE gene encoding 5'/3'-nucleotidase SurE: MRILVSNDDGYHSEGIHVLADALETLGEVWVVAPDRENSAVSHALTLHRPLRLTRLSERRYAVDGTPTDCVTLGICQVMKEHPPDLVVSGINFGANMGDDVHYSGTVSAAFEAAIMGIPAIAVSQVLGEHFSFVPAGRVARHLAALVLERGLPKGTLLNVNVPPRPPKGLRFTRLGKRRYTEGVVEDTDPRGRVCYWIGGGDPVWEPLPGSDFLAVAEGYTSVTPLQLDMTHEGLLLSLLQDAASWDLPA; this comes from the coding sequence GTGCGGATCTTGGTGAGCAACGACGACGGGTACCACTCCGAGGGGATCCACGTGCTGGCGGATGCCCTGGAGACGTTGGGGGAGGTTTGGGTGGTGGCCCCGGACCGGGAGAACTCCGCGGTTTCCCACGCCCTCACGCTGCACCGGCCGCTGCGGCTTACCCGGCTTTCCGAGCGGCGCTACGCGGTGGACGGGACCCCCACGGACTGCGTGACGTTGGGGATTTGCCAGGTGATGAAGGAGCACCCGCCGGATCTGGTGGTGTCCGGGATCAACTTCGGCGCCAACATGGGGGACGACGTGCACTACTCGGGCACCGTGTCCGCGGCGTTCGAGGCGGCGATCATGGGGATCCCCGCCATCGCGGTTTCCCAGGTGCTGGGGGAGCATTTTTCCTTCGTGCCCGCGGGGCGGGTGGCGCGGCACCTGGCTGCCTTGGTGCTGGAGCGGGGGCTTCCCAAGGGCACGCTTTTGAACGTGAACGTGCCTCCGCGCCCCCCCAAGGGGCTGCGCTTCACCCGCCTAGGCAAGCGGCGGTACACCGAGGGGGTGGTGGAGGACACCGACCCCCGGGGCCGGGTGTGCTACTGGATCGGCGGGGGGGATCCGGTGTGGGAGCCGCTCCCCGGCTCGGATTTCCTGGCAGTAGCGGAGGGCTACACCTCGGTGACGCCGCTGCAGCTGGACATGACCCACGAAGGGTTGCTTTTGAGCCTTTTGCAGGACGCTGCCTCCTGGGACCTGCCCGCATGA
- a CDS encoding CCDC90 family protein, with protein sequence MRLLSLVEESSSQQALALAEEGFARRLAETEMRFERRLAEELGAVNERLTALDKRLTEEVAKVRTELADVRADILKWMFLFWIGQAAVMATLLSYFRH encoded by the coding sequence GTGCGTCTTTTGTCCCTGGTGGAGGAAAGCTCTAGTCAGCAGGCCTTGGCCCTCGCCGAAGAAGGCTTCGCCCGGCGCCTGGCGGAAACCGAAATGCGCTTCGAGCGCCGTCTTGCGGAAGAACTGGGGGCGGTGAACGAACGGCTCACCGCTTTGGACAAGCGGCTCACCGAGGAGGTAGCAAAAGTTCGCACCGAGCTCGCCGACGTCAGAGCCGACATCCTCAAGTGGATGTTCCTCTTTTGGATCGGCCAAGCCGCGGTGATGGCCACC